The Hippocampus zosterae strain Florida chromosome 20, ASM2543408v3, whole genome shotgun sequence genome contains a region encoding:
- the LOC127592839 gene encoding dipeptidyl aminopeptidase-like protein 6 isoform X6, whose protein sequence is MYKASKYEVSPDMKHVLLAYNVAPVYQYSYTAFYIICSLETPETWNLNPPEVRNAQLQYAGWGPRGQQLIFIFENNIYYRSTVESRSIRLVSSGKEGVIFNGLGDWLYEEEIFHSHVAHWWSPDGARLAYATINDTLVPKMELPMFTGMPYPTGKEYHYPKAGEENPVITLYVVNLNGPLHTIEMRRPDDARMSEFYVTMVKWATTTKLAVNWLNRAQNISMLTLCQATTGVCTKKHEDESEGWLYRQNEKPLFSKDGLKVFFTRAIPQGGRGKFFHISMAISQPNTSTDTLQSITSGDWDVTEVLAYNEESQLIYFLSTEDGPKSRHLYSAHTFGSFNRRCLSCGLADTCGYVSGSFCHNMSYFLLHCQGPDVPFFTIYKTEVDEENVDDDAELGDRESMAEVRKLESNDVLRATLANMQMPTVEYRDISIDDYTLSMQILKPAGFVETAHYPLLLLIDSTPGGQSVSERFQLDWATVLVSSFGAVVARCDGRGGGFQGTNLLQRIQKRPGVLEELDQREAINVILKEPYIDKTRVGVFGKEYGGYVASLLLSADLSPARCGAVLSPVTDFELYASAFSERYLGMPKPDPRAYAMANLAHRAAQFLDKKFLIVHPTADEKVHFQHSAKLIAQLIHEKANYTLQIYPDEGHFIHNEATQQHLSQSLVNFFEECFRLPERLLDDELDDDDDGGEEEG, encoded by the exons ATGTACAAAGCCAGCAAGTACGAGGTGTCTCCCGACATGAAGCACGTGCTGCTGGCCTACAACGTGGCACCG gtgtaCCAGTATTCCTACACGGCCTTCTACATCATCTGCAGCCTTGAGACACC ggagacgtggaacttGAACCCGCCCGAGGTGCGCAACGCTCAGCTGCAGTATGCCGGCTGGGGGCCGCGTGGTCAGCAACTG ATTTTCATTTTCGAGAACAACATCTACTATCGCTCGACGGTGGAGAGCCGCTCCATTCGTCTGGTGTCCTCCGGCAAGGAGGGCGTCATCTTCAACGGCCTCGGCGATTGGCTGTATGAAG AGGAGATTTTCCATTCCCACGTTGCCCACTGGTGGTCTCCGGATGGCGCTAGGTTGGCATACGCCACCATCAACGACACCCTGGTGCCCAAAATGGAGCTTCCCATGTTCACCGGCATGCCCTACCCGACGGGCAAGGAGTACCACTACCCCAAG GCGGGCGAGGAGAACCCGGTGATCACGTTATacgtggtcaacctgaacgggCCTCTTCACACTATCGAGATGAGGCGCCCCGATGACGCCAGAATGAG TGAGTTCTACGTGACCATGGTGAAATGGGCCACCACCACCAAACTGGCCGTCAACTGGCTCAACCGAGCCCAGAACATTTCAATGCTGACGCTTTGTCAGGCCACAACGGGGGTCTGCACCAAG AAACACGAGGATGAAAGTGAAGGATGGCTTTACAGGCAG AACGAGAAGCCTCTGTTTTCCAAAGATGGTCTCAAGGTGTTTTTCACGAGGGCCATCCCGCAAGGCGGCCGGGGAAAGTTCTTCCACATTTCCATGGCCATCTCGCAG CCAAACACCAGTACAGACACCCTGCAGTCCATCACGTCCGGAGACTGGGATGTCACCGAGGTCCTGGCCTATAACGAGGAAAGCCAGCTCAT cTACTTCCTGAGTACGGAAGATGGCCCAAAGAGTCGTCATCTCTACAG CGCCCACACGTTCGGCTCGTTCAACCGCCGCTGCCTCTCGTGCGGCCTGGCCGACACTTGCGGCTACGTCTCCGGCTCCTTCTGTCACAATATGAGCTACTTCCTGCTCCACTGCCAAG gaCCGGATGTGCCGTTTTTCACCATCTACAAGACGGAGGTGGATGAAGAAAACGTCGACGACGATGCAGAGTTGGGGGACAGAGAGA GTATGGCGGAGGTGCGCAAACTGGAGAGCAACGACGTGCTGAGGGCGACGCTGGCCAACATGCAGATGCCCACGGTGGAGTATCGGGACATCAGCATCGATGACTACA CTTTATCGATGCAGATCCTCAAACCTGCCGGCTTCGTGGAGACGGCGCACTATCCTCTCCTACTGCTCAT CGACAGCACCCCCGGTGGCCAGAGCGTGTCGGAGCGCTTCCAACTGGACTGGGCCACGGTGCTGGTGAGCAGCTTCGGGGCGGTGGTggcgcgctgcgacgggcgcgGCGGCGGCTTCCAGGGCACCAACCTGCTGCAGCGCATCCAGAAGCGACCCGGCGTCCTGGAGGAGCTCGACCAGCGCGAGGCCATCAA CGTTATCCTGAAGGAGCCTTACATCGACAAGACCCGAGTGGGAGTCTTCGGAAAG GAGTACGGCGGTTACGTCGCCAGCTTATTGCTGAGCGCCGACCTCTCCCCTGCCAGATGCGGCGCCGTCCTCTCGCCCGTCACAGACTTTGAATTATACG CGTCCGCCTTTTCCGAGCGTTACCTGGGGATGCCCAAACCTGATCCTCGGGCTTACGCG ATGGCCAACCTGGCGCACCGAGCGGCTCAGTTCCTGGACAAGAAATTCCTCATCGTCCATCCGACGGCAGACG AAAAAGTTCACTTCCAGCATTCGGCCAAACTTATTGCGCAGCTCATCCACGAGAAGGCCAACTACACCTTGCAG ATCTACCCGGACGAGGGCCACTTCATCCACAACGAGGCCACCCAGCAGCACCTCAGCCAATCGCTGGTCAACTTCTTCGAGGAGTGCTTCAGGCTACCTGAGCGACTTTTGGACGACGAGctagacgacgacgacgacggcggcgaaGAGGAGGGTTAG
- the LOC127592856 gene encoding claudin-11-like, translating to MSSVCRQAFGSLSSLAGWVCIIVATSTNDWVRTCDYSVATCVRMDELGSRGLWAECVIAPALYHCTALNQILNLPAHVQASRAMMVCACLLGLPAMLLVLTSTSCVRLPHDSNASKKRRARVGGGLILLMAALGLVSTVWFPVGVHQDKGLMSFGSSLYCGWAGVALCLLGGGMVLFCYGDVDPRAFARESSFFYSRQRRGGGGGGTAVMVDAPANHAKSARV from the exons ATGTCTTCGGTTTGTCGGCAGGCATTCGGCAGTTTGTCCAGCTTGGCGGGCTGGGTGTGCATCATCGTCGCCACGTCGACCAACGATTGGGTGCGCACCTGCGACTACAGCGTGGCCACCTGCGTGCGGATGGACGAGCTGGGGTCCCGCGGCCTCTGGGCCGAGTGCGTCATCGCGCCCGCGctgtaccactgcaccgctctcAACCAGATCCTCAATCTGCCCG CCCACGTGCAGGCATCCCGTGCCATGATGGTATGCGCGTGCCTGCTGGGTCTTCCTGCCATGTTGTTGGTGCTCACGTCCACTTCCTGCGTGCGTCTGCCACATGACTCCAACGCCAGCAAGAAAAGGAGGGCCAGGGTGGGCGGAGGCCTCATCCTCCTCATGG ccGCGCTGGGCCTGGTGTCGACCGTGTGGTTCCCGGTGGGCGTCCACCAGGACAAGGGTCTGATGTCCTTCGGGTCGTCGCTGTACTGCGGCTGGGCGGGCGTGGCGCTCTGCCTCCTAGGCGGGGGCATGGTCCTTTTTTGCTATGGTGACGTAGACCCGCGCGCCTTCGCCAGGGAGAGCAGCTTCTTCTACTCCAGACAGCgaagaggtggaggaggaggaggcaccgCAGTCATGGTGGACGCGCCCGCCAACCACGCCAAGAGCGCCCGCGTGTGA
- the LOC127592842 gene encoding probable cationic amino acid transporter isoform X1 has translation MPSWLHRVSWADARYHTCLRLLRTKPVGAMANRGGHVDEDLTEMAPGSTVGLSKVLTTLDLVSLGVGSCVGTGMYVVAGLVAKAVAGPGVVLSFVIAAAASILSGVCYAEFGVRVPKTTGSAYTYSYVTVGEFVAFLIGWNLILEYLIGTAAGASALSSMFDSLANHSISHYMIAHLGTVRGLGKGEDTFPDLLAMIIVLLVTLVVAVGVRNSVGLNNVLNLVNMAVWVFIITAGLFFLSAKNWEGGMFLPYGWSGVMQGAATCFYAFIGFDIIATTGEEAQNPNTSIPYAITASLVMCLSAYVSVSVILTLMVPYDLIDGSAPLMEMFAAHGFLLGKYTVAVGSIAGLSVSLLGSLFPMPRVIYAMATDGLLFRSLSHVSAFTRTPVAACVVSGTLASFLALLVSLRDLIEMMSIGTLLAYTLVSVCVLLLRYQPDHTEREGLSAEDHLDIDCRFLSNDACSSFDEPSDHKGGSEDDFQTGPASPLQRLLGAHYPALLARLGVPAPSARPTAWTGRTVTRCTLAFFFLSFLLWTTVIFGVERGAGTGAAVWGLAASLLAAALAGLLLTVLRQPQSGRSLAYMAPCVPFVPAAAILVNSYLMLKLSPLTWMRFAVWCAIGLLIYALYGVWHSSLEVSAREEEAHASSYQCFDDHLDDAFTAPEGDPTKPDHGAYQGWADRQEWDYRNHAYDRAASDDDDDQPDHDDGGHFGYQRGGGGGDGGQGGGEGGVNDHGFDDGHDH, from the exons ATGCCATCGTGGCTGCATCGCGTTTCCTGGGCGGACGCCCGGTACCACACGTGCTTGCGGCTTTTGCGCACCAAGCCGGTGGGGGCCATGGCGAACAGGGGCGGGCATGTAGACGAAGACCTGACGGAAATGGCGCCGGGTTCCACTGTGGGCCTGTCCAAGGTCCTGACCACCCTGGACCTGGTGTCGCTGGGTGTGGGCAGCTGCGTGGGCACCGGCATGTACGTGGTCGCCGGGCTGGTTGCCAAAGCTGTTGCCGGGCCGGGGGTCGTTCTCTCTTTCGTCATCGCTGCCGCGGCGTCCATTTTATCAG GGGTGTGCTATGCAGAGTTCGGCGTCCGTGTGCCCAAGACGACGGGTTCGGCGTACACGTACAGCTACGTAACGGTCGGCGAGTTCGTGGCCTTCCTGATTGGCTGGAATCTGATTCTGGAGTACCTGATCGGCACGGCTGCGGGGGCGTCGGCTCTGAGCAGCATGTTTGACTCGCTGGCCAATCACAGCATCAGCCACTACATGATCGCACACCTGGGCACCGTCCGAGGACTCG GCAAAGGTGAGGACACGTTCCCCGACTTGCTGGCCATGATCATCGTCCTGCTGGTGACGCTGGTTGTGGCCGTCGGCGTACGCAACTCGGTGGGGCTCAACAACGTCTTGAACCTGGTCAACATGGCGGTCTGGGTCTTCATCATCACGGCCGGACTTTTCTTCCTGTCAGCCAAGAACTGGGAGGGCGGCATGTTTCTGCCCTATGGCTGGTCGGGG GTGATGCAGGGGGCGGCGACCTGTTTCTACGCCTTCATCGGTTTTGACATCATCGCCACAACCGGGGAGGAGGCGCAGAACCCCAACACCTCCATCCCCTACGCCATCACCGCCTCACTGGTTATGTGTCTCAGCGCATATGTGTCA GTGAGCGTGATCCTGACCCTGATGGTTCCGTACGACCTCATCGACGGCTCGGCGCCTCTCATGGAAATGTTCGCGGCGCACGGCTTCCTGTTGGGGAAGTACACCGTGGCGGTTGGCTCCATCGCCGGCCTTAGCGTGTCTCTGCTGGGCTCTCTGTTCCCGATGCCACGAGTCATCTACGCCATGGCCACGGACGGACTCTTATTCAG GTCCCTGTCTCACGTGTCTGCGTTCACCCGCACGCCGGTGGCGGCCTGCGTGGTTTCTGGGACTCTGGCTTCATTTCTGGCTCTGCTGGTAAGCCTGCGCGACCTGATCGAGATGATGTCCATCGGCACGCTGCTGGCGTACACGCTGGTCAGCGTTTGCGTGCTTCTGCTGCGCTACCAGCCCGACCACACGGAACGCGAGGGTCTATCTGCCGAAGACCACCTGGACATTGACTGTAGGTTCCTTTCGAATGACGCCT GCTCCTCCTTTGACGAGCCCTCCGACCACAAAGGCGGGAGTGAAGACGACTTCCAGACGGGCCCCGCGTCACCGCTACAAAGACTTCTGGGAGCTCATTACCCGGCCCTGCTAGCGCGGCTCGGTGTCCCCGCGCCGTCCGCGCGGCCCACGGCCTGGACCGGTCGCACGGTGACCCGCTGCACCCTGGCCTTCTTCTTCCTGTCCTTCCTGCTTTGGACCACGGTCATCTTTGGCGTGGAGCGGGGCGCCGGGACGGGCGCTGCCGTTTGGGGCCTGGCGGCGTCACTGCTGGCGGCCGCCTTGGCTGGGCTTTTGCTCACCGTGCTGCGGCAGCCGCAGAGTGGGCGGAGCTTGGCCTACATGGCGCCGTGCGTGCCTTTTGTTcccgcggcggccattttggtcaACAGCTACCTGATGCTGAAGTTGTCGCCGCTCACTTGGATGCGCTTTGCCGTCTGGTGCGCCATCG GGTTGCTGATCTACGCTTTGTACGGCGTGTGGCACAGCTCTCTGGAGGTGAGCGCTCGCGAGGAGGAAGCCCACGCTAGCTCCTACCAGTGCTTCGACGACCACCTGGATGACGCCTTCACCGCCCCCGAGGGTGACCCCACTAAGCCGGACCACGGGGCCTACCAGGGCTGGGCCGACCGCCAGGAGTGGGACTACCGGAACCACGCCTACGACAGGGCGGCCAGCGACGATGATGACGACCAACCAGATCATGAcgacggcggccattttggataTCAGAGAGGTGGAGGAGGCGGTGACggcgggcagggggggggggaagggggggtgaaCGACCACGGCTTTGATGACGGACATGACCATTGA
- the LOC127592842 gene encoding probable cationic amino acid transporter isoform X2, translating into MPSWLHRVSWADARYHTCLRLLRTKPVGAMANRGGHVDEDLTEMAPGSTVGLSKVLTTLDLVSLGVGSCVGTGMYVVAGLVAKAVAGPGVVLSFVIAAAASILSGVCYAEFGVRVPKTTGSAYTYSYVTVGEFVAFLIGWNLILEYLIGTAAGASALSSMFDSLANHSISHYMIAHLGTVRGLGKGEDTFPDLLAMIIVLLVTLVVAVGVRNSVGLNNVLNLVNMAVWVFIITAGLFFLSAKNWEGGMFLPYGWSGVMQGAATCFYAFIGFDIIATTGEEAQNPNTSIPYAITASLVMCLSAYVSVSVILTLMVPYDLIDGSAPLMEMFAAHGFLLGKYTVAVGSIAGLSVSLLGSLFPMPRVIYAMATDGLLFRSLSHVSAFTRTPVAACVVSGTLASFLALLVSLRDLIEMMSIGTLLAYTLVSVCVLLLRYQPDHTEREGLSAEDHLDIDCSSFDEPSDHKGGSEDDFQTGPASPLQRLLGAHYPALLARLGVPAPSARPTAWTGRTVTRCTLAFFFLSFLLWTTVIFGVERGAGTGAAVWGLAASLLAAALAGLLLTVLRQPQSGRSLAYMAPCVPFVPAAAILVNSYLMLKLSPLTWMRFAVWCAIGLLIYALYGVWHSSLEVSAREEEAHASSYQCFDDHLDDAFTAPEGDPTKPDHGAYQGWADRQEWDYRNHAYDRAASDDDDDQPDHDDGGHFGYQRGGGGGDGGQGGGEGGVNDHGFDDGHDH; encoded by the exons ATGCCATCGTGGCTGCATCGCGTTTCCTGGGCGGACGCCCGGTACCACACGTGCTTGCGGCTTTTGCGCACCAAGCCGGTGGGGGCCATGGCGAACAGGGGCGGGCATGTAGACGAAGACCTGACGGAAATGGCGCCGGGTTCCACTGTGGGCCTGTCCAAGGTCCTGACCACCCTGGACCTGGTGTCGCTGGGTGTGGGCAGCTGCGTGGGCACCGGCATGTACGTGGTCGCCGGGCTGGTTGCCAAAGCTGTTGCCGGGCCGGGGGTCGTTCTCTCTTTCGTCATCGCTGCCGCGGCGTCCATTTTATCAG GGGTGTGCTATGCAGAGTTCGGCGTCCGTGTGCCCAAGACGACGGGTTCGGCGTACACGTACAGCTACGTAACGGTCGGCGAGTTCGTGGCCTTCCTGATTGGCTGGAATCTGATTCTGGAGTACCTGATCGGCACGGCTGCGGGGGCGTCGGCTCTGAGCAGCATGTTTGACTCGCTGGCCAATCACAGCATCAGCCACTACATGATCGCACACCTGGGCACCGTCCGAGGACTCG GCAAAGGTGAGGACACGTTCCCCGACTTGCTGGCCATGATCATCGTCCTGCTGGTGACGCTGGTTGTGGCCGTCGGCGTACGCAACTCGGTGGGGCTCAACAACGTCTTGAACCTGGTCAACATGGCGGTCTGGGTCTTCATCATCACGGCCGGACTTTTCTTCCTGTCAGCCAAGAACTGGGAGGGCGGCATGTTTCTGCCCTATGGCTGGTCGGGG GTGATGCAGGGGGCGGCGACCTGTTTCTACGCCTTCATCGGTTTTGACATCATCGCCACAACCGGGGAGGAGGCGCAGAACCCCAACACCTCCATCCCCTACGCCATCACCGCCTCACTGGTTATGTGTCTCAGCGCATATGTGTCA GTGAGCGTGATCCTGACCCTGATGGTTCCGTACGACCTCATCGACGGCTCGGCGCCTCTCATGGAAATGTTCGCGGCGCACGGCTTCCTGTTGGGGAAGTACACCGTGGCGGTTGGCTCCATCGCCGGCCTTAGCGTGTCTCTGCTGGGCTCTCTGTTCCCGATGCCACGAGTCATCTACGCCATGGCCACGGACGGACTCTTATTCAG GTCCCTGTCTCACGTGTCTGCGTTCACCCGCACGCCGGTGGCGGCCTGCGTGGTTTCTGGGACTCTGGCTTCATTTCTGGCTCTGCTGGTAAGCCTGCGCGACCTGATCGAGATGATGTCCATCGGCACGCTGCTGGCGTACACGCTGGTCAGCGTTTGCGTGCTTCTGCTGCGCTACCAGCCCGACCACACGGAACGCGAGGGTCTATCTGCCGAAGACCACCTGGACATTGACT GCTCCTCCTTTGACGAGCCCTCCGACCACAAAGGCGGGAGTGAAGACGACTTCCAGACGGGCCCCGCGTCACCGCTACAAAGACTTCTGGGAGCTCATTACCCGGCCCTGCTAGCGCGGCTCGGTGTCCCCGCGCCGTCCGCGCGGCCCACGGCCTGGACCGGTCGCACGGTGACCCGCTGCACCCTGGCCTTCTTCTTCCTGTCCTTCCTGCTTTGGACCACGGTCATCTTTGGCGTGGAGCGGGGCGCCGGGACGGGCGCTGCCGTTTGGGGCCTGGCGGCGTCACTGCTGGCGGCCGCCTTGGCTGGGCTTTTGCTCACCGTGCTGCGGCAGCCGCAGAGTGGGCGGAGCTTGGCCTACATGGCGCCGTGCGTGCCTTTTGTTcccgcggcggccattttggtcaACAGCTACCTGATGCTGAAGTTGTCGCCGCTCACTTGGATGCGCTTTGCCGTCTGGTGCGCCATCG GGTTGCTGATCTACGCTTTGTACGGCGTGTGGCACAGCTCTCTGGAGGTGAGCGCTCGCGAGGAGGAAGCCCACGCTAGCTCCTACCAGTGCTTCGACGACCACCTGGATGACGCCTTCACCGCCCCCGAGGGTGACCCCACTAAGCCGGACCACGGGGCCTACCAGGGCTGGGCCGACCGCCAGGAGTGGGACTACCGGAACCACGCCTACGACAGGGCGGCCAGCGACGATGATGACGACCAACCAGATCATGAcgacggcggccattttggataTCAGAGAGGTGGAGGAGGCGGTGACggcgggcagggggggggggaagggggggtgaaCGACCACGGCTTTGATGACGGACATGACCATTGA
- the rpl22l1 gene encoding 60S ribosomal protein L22-like 1, giving the protein MAPIRQKKQFVSKKNKKAPGWKFSLDLTHPVEDGIMDSANFEAFLKEKIKVDGKTGNLGTIVSVGRMKNKINVMSEKRFSKRYLKYLTKKYLKKNNLRDWLRVVASDKETYELRYFQISQDDDESEAED; this is encoded by the exons ATGGCACCC ATCCGTCAGAAGAAGCAATTTGTCagcaagaagaacaaaaaggcgCCTGGCTGGAAGTTCAGCCTGGACCTGACGCACCCTGTCGAGGATGGGATCATGGACTCTGCCAACTTT GAAGCCTTCCTGAAAGAGAAGATCAAGGTCGATGGCAAGACCGGCAATCTCGGAACCATCGTGTCGGTCGGCCGCATGAAGAACAAAATCAATGTCATGTCTGAGAAACGGTTCTCCAAAAG GTATTTAAAGTACCTAACGAAGAAGTACCTGAAGAAGAACAACCTGCGTGATTGGCTGAGAGTTGTGGCCTCTGACAAGGAAACGTACGAGTTGCGCTACTTCCAGATTAGCCAGGATGACGACGAATCTGAAGCAGAAGACTAG